Proteins from a single region of Runella sp. SP2:
- a CDS encoding CotH kinase family protein, translated as MRTWLGMVLNLFFCAVVSAQNLVTSNLPLVIIDTQGRLIVDSPKINAQMKIIYNGPAQRTAPSDAANVYQGIAGIEFRGSSSQLFPKKSYGFEFRDEKGDGKEVALCGMPKEEDWLLFASYNEKSLLHNVLAMKMARDLGVYASRTQFVEVIVNGRYEGVYVLMEKIKRVNGRLNITKLSDQDNSGDALTGGYIFKVDKPTGSGGSIGWFSKVNYSGRIQYLYEYPDFDEITPNQKAYLIAKVDSAEAALNGTQFRDPQVGYRRFYDGISFARIFLVNEVSRNVDGYRISTFFHKDRDSKGGKIKAGPAWDYDLAFGNADYCEAPLTYGWAYLFGNVCPRDNWQVPFHWKRMLEDPAYVSELNDEYQRMRKGAWKTETLMSYIDSLATVLQEAQQRNFQRWPVLGQYVWPNPTPIPSTWAGEVLELKQWLTQRLAWMDMNIPGTLTAADPTPIHEVIVEVAPNPFTDDARLLFKAPRPMEILAEVFDLNGKLITSKFQYLSVVPTTVSIPIQGPSGTYVLRVHTPTEIIRKQLVKQ; from the coding sequence ATGAGAACTTGGCTTGGGATGGTATTGAATTTATTTTTTTGTGCGGTGGTGTCGGCCCAAAACCTTGTGACTTCCAATTTGCCCCTTGTCATTATTGATACCCAAGGGCGGTTGATTGTGGATTCGCCCAAAATCAACGCGCAAATGAAAATTATTTACAACGGCCCTGCCCAACGAACAGCCCCCTCAGATGCAGCCAACGTTTATCAAGGCATCGCAGGAATTGAGTTTCGCGGGTCATCGTCTCAGCTTTTCCCAAAAAAATCGTACGGATTTGAATTTCGGGACGAAAAAGGCGACGGTAAAGAAGTTGCGCTGTGTGGGATGCCCAAGGAAGAAGACTGGCTTTTGTTTGCTTCTTACAACGAAAAAAGCCTTTTACATAACGTCCTTGCCATGAAAATGGCCCGCGATTTGGGGGTGTATGCCAGCCGTACGCAGTTCGTCGAAGTCATCGTTAATGGACGTTATGAAGGGGTGTATGTTCTTATGGAAAAAATCAAACGGGTCAATGGGCGATTGAACATTACCAAGTTATCTGACCAAGACAACAGCGGCGATGCGCTTACGGGGGGGTATATCTTTAAGGTTGACAAACCAACGGGTTCGGGCGGGTCGATAGGTTGGTTTTCTAAAGTCAACTACAGTGGCCGCATCCAGTACTTGTACGAATATCCCGATTTTGACGAAATTACCCCGAACCAAAAAGCTTACCTCATCGCCAAAGTAGATAGTGCCGAAGCAGCTTTGAATGGTACTCAGTTCAGAGATCCTCAAGTAGGCTACCGTCGGTTTTATGATGGAATTTCTTTTGCGCGCATCTTTTTGGTCAACGAAGTCTCCCGCAACGTGGACGGCTACCGCATCAGTACGTTTTTTCACAAAGACCGCGACAGCAAAGGCGGAAAAATAAAAGCAGGTCCCGCTTGGGACTACGACTTGGCCTTTGGGAATGCCGACTATTGTGAAGCACCACTTACTTACGGCTGGGCGTATTTGTTTGGAAACGTCTGCCCTAGAGACAATTGGCAAGTACCCTTTCATTGGAAGCGAATGCTCGAAGACCCCGCTTATGTCTCGGAGCTCAACGACGAATACCAACGAATGCGCAAAGGTGCTTGGAAAACCGAAACGCTTATGTCGTATATCGACTCACTGGCGACCGTTCTTCAAGAGGCTCAACAGCGGAATTTTCAGCGGTGGCCCGTTTTGGGTCAATATGTTTGGCCCAACCCTACGCCCATTCCATCCACTTGGGCAGGCGAAGTCCTTGAACTCAAACAATGGCTCACGCAGCGCCTCGCTTGGATGGACATGAACATACCCGGTACGCTCACCGCCGCTGACCCCACTCCCATCCACGAAGTAATCGTCGAAGTAGCGCCCAATCCTTTTACTGACGACGCCCGACTTCTCTTTAAAGCTCCGCGCCCAATGGAGATTTTGGCAGAAGTTTTTGACCTCAATGGCAAGCTAATTACCAGTAAGTTTCAGTACTTGTCGGTCGTTCCAACCACCGTCAGTATTCCTATTCAAGGACCTTCGGGCACGTACGTATTACGCGTTCATACGCCTACCGAAATCATCCGAAAGCAGTTGGTAAAACAATAG
- a CDS encoding ubiquinol-cytochrome c reductase iron-sulfur subunit: METEATTIDRKEFFRLVGVSFGAIVLQQCLSGCNTGASPDPNPTTPTDFSVNINNGTFTALRNAGGFVRTNGVIIARTQQGGFIAVSQACTHEGTAVNYIVSNNTFLCPNHGSVFSSEGEVQTGPATKPLTRYKTSYDPSTGDIRIYP, encoded by the coding sequence ATGGAAACGGAAGCAACGACGATTGACCGAAAAGAGTTTTTTCGCCTAGTGGGGGTAAGTTTTGGAGCTATTGTACTTCAACAGTGTTTGTCGGGATGTAATACAGGTGCTAGTCCCGACCCCAATCCGACGACTCCCACTGATTTTTCTGTGAACATCAATAATGGTACATTTACGGCTTTGCGCAATGCAGGAGGCTTTGTCCGAACCAATGGAGTAATTATTGCACGTACGCAGCAGGGTGGGTTTATCGCGGTTTCGCAAGCCTGTACCCACGAAGGAACGGCGGTCAACTACATTGTCTCAAACAATACTTTTCTGTGCCCTAACCACGGCTCAGTGTTTTCGAGCGAGGGAGAAGTGCAAACTGGGCCAGCCACTAAGCCATTGACGCGGTACAAAACCTCGTACGACCCATCGACGGGCGATATTCGTATTTACCCATAG